A single window of Gemmatimonadaceae bacterium DNA harbors:
- a CDS encoding M13 family metallopeptidase, whose protein sequence is MRATFSRLAAVAAIFALPAMPTLASAQQRSPVFNKADMDTTCAACTDFYEYANGGWLKAHQNAIPADRTSISSFSTLSEHNTDVAHKVMQDDSAAVKSGKAKAGSEQWKVGTYYTACMDTATIDAVGIKPIEPTLEKINAINSSADLVRSFHELRGGAGGGRGGGGLTPFGVRPSADPKNSTETIVSAGPGGLGLPEREYYFRTDARSANIRSEYVAHIARTLELAGEPAGQAKSDADKAMALETELARITAPRAQMRDPNASYHKMTIDEFNQMTPHVNWRTYINAVGGEGGKNATVINVTQPNYFKGLDSLIANVPIDQWKAFLRWHAVSGAAGRLDARFANEDFRFQKVMSGVQQQQPRWRTCYAATNGALGWAVGHEFISRTFTAADRERARKVVDNLVSALHDRIQGLDWMSAATKREATTKLDAYLRKVAYPDKWTDYSALQIKPGQYYQNGVADAEWNQNRSWNRVGKPVDKTEWSMTPPTVNASYSPSLNQIQFPAGILAPPFFDPNADDAVNYGALGAVIGHEMSHGFDDQGRQFDAKGNLRDWWTAEDAAKYKAATQKMIDQYNSYTVIDSATHVNGQSTLGENIGDFGGLTVAYGALEKALDAKGPSARRKIDGFTPEQRFFLSWARVWREVQRPEAERLQVNTNPHSPGKWRVNGPLSIMPEFAKAWGCKEGDPMVRPESQRARIW, encoded by the coding sequence ATGAGAGCGACTTTTTCTCGACTCGCCGCGGTCGCGGCGATCTTCGCGTTGCCCGCGATGCCAACACTCGCGAGCGCGCAACAGCGTTCGCCCGTGTTCAACAAGGCGGACATGGACACCACGTGCGCCGCATGCACGGACTTCTACGAATACGCCAACGGCGGTTGGCTCAAGGCGCACCAGAACGCGATTCCCGCCGATCGCACCAGCATCTCGAGCTTCAGCACATTGTCGGAGCACAATACCGACGTCGCCCACAAAGTCATGCAGGATGACTCGGCCGCGGTGAAGTCAGGCAAAGCGAAAGCCGGCTCCGAGCAGTGGAAGGTCGGCACGTACTACACGGCGTGCATGGATACCGCGACAATCGACGCGGTCGGCATCAAGCCGATCGAGCCGACGCTCGAGAAGATCAATGCGATCAACTCGTCGGCCGATCTCGTGCGTTCATTCCATGAATTGCGCGGCGGCGCGGGCGGTGGTCGTGGCGGCGGCGGGTTGACGCCATTCGGCGTGCGTCCCAGCGCCGATCCGAAGAACAGCACCGAGACGATCGTATCGGCGGGTCCGGGCGGACTCGGACTGCCCGAGCGCGAATATTATTTCCGCACCGACGCGCGCTCGGCGAACATTCGCAGCGAGTACGTCGCGCACATCGCGCGCACTCTCGAGCTGGCAGGCGAGCCGGCTGGTCAGGCGAAGAGCGACGCCGACAAGGCGATGGCGCTCGAGACAGAGCTTGCGCGCATCACGGCGCCGCGCGCGCAGATGCGCGATCCGAACGCGTCGTATCACAAGATGACGATCGACGAATTCAACCAGATGACGCCGCACGTCAACTGGCGGACATACATCAACGCGGTCGGCGGTGAAGGCGGCAAGAACGCGACGGTCATCAACGTCACGCAGCCGAACTACTTCAAGGGCCTGGACTCGCTCATCGCGAACGTGCCGATCGACCAATGGAAGGCGTTCCTTCGCTGGCATGCGGTCAGCGGCGCCGCGGGTCGCCTCGATGCACGCTTCGCGAACGAAGACTTCCGTTTTCAGAAAGTGATGTCGGGCGTGCAGCAACAGCAGCCGCGCTGGCGCACGTGCTACGCCGCGACCAACGGTGCGCTCGGCTGGGCGGTCGGCCACGAGTTCATCTCGCGCACGTTCACGGCGGCGGATCGCGAGCGCGCTCGGAAGGTGGTCGACAATCTCGTCAGCGCGCTGCATGATCGCATTCAGGGACTCGACTGGATGAGCGCGGCCACGAAGCGGGAAGCGACGACCAAGCTCGATGCATATCTCCGCAAGGTCGCCTACCCGGATAAGTGGACCGATTATTCCGCGCTTCAGATCAAGCCGGGCCAGTACTATCAGAACGGCGTCGCCGACGCCGAGTGGAATCAGAATCGTAGTTGGAACCGCGTCGGCAAGCCGGTGGACAAGACCGAGTGGAGCATGACGCCGCCGACGGTGAATGCGTCGTACAGCCCATCGCTCAATCAAATTCAGTTTCCGGCCGGCATTCTCGCGCCGCCATTCTTCGATCCGAATGCCGACGACGCGGTGAACTACGGCGCACTCGGCGCCGTGATCGGCCACGAGATGTCGCACGGTTTCGACGACCAGGGCCGTCAGTTCGACGCGAAGGGCAATCTGCGCGACTGGTGGACCGCCGAGGACGCCGCGAAGTACAAGGCGGCGACGCAGAAGATGATCGATCAGTACAACAGCTACACGGTCATCGACAGTGCGACGCACGTGAACGGCCAGTCGACGTTGGGCGAAAACATCGGCGACTTCGGCGGGCTGACGGTAGCGTACGGCGCGTTGGAAAAGGCGCTCGACGCGAAGGGTCCGTCAGCGCGACGGAAGATCGACGGCTTCACGCCGGAGCAGCGCTTCTTCCTGAGTTGGGCGCGTGTGTGGCGCGAAGTGCAGCGGCCCGAAGCGGAGCGTTTGCAGGTGAACACGAATCCGCATTCGCCGGGCAAGTGGCGCGTGAACGGGCCGCTGTCGATCATGCCCGAGTTCGCGAAGGCGTGGGGCTGCAAGGAAGGCGATCCGATGGTGCGGCCCGAAAGCCAGCGGGCGCGTATCTGGTAG
- a CDS encoding RagB/SusD family nutrient uptake outer membrane protein codes for MKNSLMRALVAASVLAVVPMAACDLGKTLSVQPANLIAANSLEQPENAQLLVAGAASDFDCAFNSYVVVSALIGEEFEDALQTADRWPYDQRTVSANQARYSQNGCTALGVYQPLQAARVSATNVRGLLEGWTDVQVPGRNVAIARMSAYQGWSELLIGEAFCSTVFSTVHGETVNFGTEITRAQALDTAIAAFTNAISVAQAAGGVTADSIRFFALVGRARAKQDKGDLSGARADAVLVPATFVWNVTASNSNTRRQNRVFQENNPGIVPSSSVGARYRQASYTSDPRIKVQNTGKFSNGTNVPLWTQSKYTAVTSPIPVATGTEMQLLIAEADIATNRANTLAIIAQMRAAGNQPAYTGTTAADDLAEIIDQRRRALFLTGTHLGDLIRYNITLSPAAGASTPWGQQYGPDKGNQLCMPLPQVEILNNPLLHS; via the coding sequence ATGAAAAACTCTCTCATGCGCGCGCTCGTGGCGGCTTCCGTTCTCGCCGTCGTTCCTATGGCGGCGTGCGATCTGGGCAAGACACTGAGCGTGCAGCCGGCCAACCTCATTGCGGCGAACTCGCTCGAGCAACCCGAGAACGCACAACTGCTCGTCGCGGGAGCCGCGTCGGACTTCGACTGCGCGTTCAACTCCTACGTCGTCGTCAGCGCGCTGATCGGCGAAGAATTCGAGGACGCGCTGCAAACAGCCGATCGCTGGCCGTACGATCAGAGAACGGTGTCGGCGAACCAGGCGCGCTATTCACAGAATGGCTGCACGGCGCTCGGCGTGTATCAACCGCTTCAGGCGGCGCGCGTGTCGGCGACGAACGTTCGCGGTCTGCTCGAGGGCTGGACCGACGTGCAGGTGCCGGGACGCAACGTCGCCATCGCGCGCATGTCCGCGTATCAGGGATGGTCGGAGCTTCTGATTGGGGAAGCGTTTTGCTCGACCGTGTTCTCGACCGTGCACGGCGAGACGGTGAATTTCGGCACCGAGATCACGCGGGCGCAGGCGTTGGACACGGCCATCGCCGCGTTCACCAATGCCATCAGTGTGGCGCAAGCCGCTGGAGGGGTTACAGCTGACAGCATTCGCTTCTTCGCACTCGTCGGACGGGCACGCGCCAAGCAGGACAAGGGTGACTTGTCCGGCGCACGCGCCGACGCGGTACTCGTTCCGGCAACGTTCGTGTGGAACGTGACGGCGTCGAACAGCAACACACGCCGTCAGAACCGCGTGTTCCAGGAGAACAACCCAGGCATCGTTCCGTCATCGTCCGTCGGAGCGCGCTACCGACAGGCGAGTTACACCAGCGATCCGCGCATCAAGGTGCAGAACACCGGAAAATTCTCGAACGGTACGAACGTGCCGCTCTGGACGCAGTCGAAATACACGGCGGTGACTTCGCCGATTCCGGTGGCGACGGGAACGGAGATGCAGTTGCTGATCGCCGAGGCGGACATCGCCACCAACCGTGCGAATACGCTGGCGATCATCGCGCAGATGCGCGCCGCCGGAAATCAGCCGGCGTACACCGGAACGACCGCGGCCGACGATCTCGCCGAGATCATCGATCAACGCCGGCGCGCGCTATTTCTTACTGGAACGCACCTGGGCGACCTCATTCGGTACAACATCACACTCTCGCCGGCCGCCGGCGCCAGCACGCCGTGGGGACAGCAGTACGGTCCCGACAAGGGCAACCAGTTGTGCATGCCGCTGCCGCAAGTCGAGATCTTGAACAACCCGCTGTTGCACTCGTGA
- a CDS encoding SusC/RagA family TonB-linked outer membrane protein: MFARSLRCLAALALATFAVAASGTTLHAQDNSVAGRVRAVGSNEPLGGAQISVANGTQRAVSDDEGRFRITGLTGTTVAFDVRRIGYRSERVTARVGQQDVVVSLTSNPTSLEAIVVTGQPGATARREIGNAVGQIDASAIVAEAPVINMQGLLNGRTPSLVVLPTSGEVGTGSQIRIRGQASLSLGNNPLLFVDGVRVNNEAATGPVSQSFGSSPISRLNDFNPDDIESIEVLKGPSAATLYGTEAANGVINIITKKGSSRGTRWNFTTRQGANYFADYRDRFPVNYGPRRLPTDNPSGAATGPVEALNFDSLLVGACGDSIDTRLGKKCDIYRNGRHQETEIAVSGGANALTYYVSGNLLDDQGAEPRSSRRNYGGRMNVNLAPSQKFNISANVGYVTGPTNLPCDAGCGGYTWTTLSATPSNYNLPQRHGFHSSLPYQYDQTVVLWQDLARTTASVRLEHQPLPWLSHRLTLGGDVTDEGNNEWDPRVDSLGSLGFRDNNERTLVNRSLDYSATANWNYRPSIKLTTSLGAQYWTQSVHSVDVNGSVFPTPGLESVSSTTNRNPPTELFSDDKSLGIYGQEQIGWRDRLFLTGALRSDDHSAFGASFNRVIYPKFSLSYVLSEEPWFHVPLLGSNLDEFRFRSAYGESGKAPVAFSSIKTYSPTSGPGDAPAVTPNTIGNPNLGPERGKELEVGFDMSAWQNRFGAEFTYYNKKTVDAILDKVVAPSSGQAGTQPVNIGGILNKGIEIGVHGTPLRRQNVALDLTGQFSTNDNEVTDIGIPGQYFVVAGTFLRHQVGEPAFSWYEKRVVSAQIDRSTGKITNVMCSDTLPGSGGKEGGQPRLCAGPDGKFGTADDAPMVFLGRSVPPREMSFSGNLTLFNHLHIFSMMDVKNGQKKLDGNTRVRCGIFGRCQENFLSTFAASVDSIRAAEANSNSNLVDFLVTKANYARWRELTFTLDVPERWAAKANASRANIAVSGRNLGLWTSYQGFEPEAMFLGGSRGGNAAWEQTTMPQLRTWLVSLNLSF, from the coding sequence ATGTTCGCTCGATCTCTTCGATGTCTTGCTGCCCTCGCGTTGGCGACATTCGCAGTCGCCGCGAGCGGCACCACTCTCCACGCTCAAGACAACTCCGTTGCGGGCCGCGTTCGCGCGGTCGGCAGCAACGAACCGTTGGGCGGCGCACAGATCAGCGTCGCCAACGGCACACAGCGCGCGGTGTCGGATGACGAGGGTCGATTCCGAATCACCGGCCTCACCGGGACAACCGTCGCGTTCGACGTGCGACGCATCGGGTATCGCAGTGAACGCGTGACCGCGCGCGTCGGACAACAGGATGTCGTAGTGTCACTCACCAGCAATCCCACGAGTCTCGAAGCCATCGTCGTCACCGGACAACCGGGCGCCACGGCCCGCCGCGAGATTGGCAACGCGGTCGGACAGATCGACGCGTCAGCCATCGTCGCCGAAGCACCTGTCATCAACATGCAGGGCCTGCTCAACGGACGCACGCCAAGTCTCGTCGTGCTGCCCACGTCGGGCGAGGTCGGCACCGGTTCTCAGATTCGCATTCGCGGCCAAGCCAGCCTGTCGCTCGGCAACAATCCCTTGCTGTTCGTCGACGGCGTACGCGTGAACAACGAAGCCGCGACTGGGCCGGTGAGCCAGTCGTTCGGTTCGTCGCCGATCTCACGTCTCAACGACTTCAATCCCGACGACATCGAGTCGATCGAAGTATTGAAGGGGCCGAGCGCCGCGACGCTGTACGGCACGGAGGCAGCGAACGGCGTGATCAACATCATCACGAAGAAGGGCTCCTCGCGCGGGACGCGCTGGAACTTCACGACTCGGCAAGGCGCGAACTACTTTGCCGATTATCGCGATCGGTTCCCGGTGAACTACGGCCCGCGGCGCTTGCCGACGGACAATCCGAGCGGCGCGGCGACGGGACCCGTCGAGGCGCTGAACTTTGATTCGCTCCTCGTCGGCGCGTGCGGTGACTCGATCGACACACGCCTCGGTAAGAAGTGCGACATCTACCGAAACGGGCGCCATCAGGAGACGGAGATTGCCGTGAGCGGCGGTGCGAACGCGCTGACCTATTACGTCAGCGGCAACCTCCTCGACGACCAGGGCGCCGAACCGCGCTCGAGCCGGCGCAACTACGGCGGCCGCATGAACGTGAATCTCGCGCCATCACAGAAGTTTAACATCTCGGCCAATGTCGGCTATGTGACCGGCCCGACGAATCTGCCGTGCGACGCCGGCTGCGGCGGGTACACGTGGACGACGCTGTCGGCCACGCCGAGCAATTACAATTTGCCGCAGCGTCACGGCTTCCACAGCAGTTTGCCGTATCAGTACGATCAAACCGTCGTGCTGTGGCAGGATCTCGCGCGCACCACGGCGAGCGTTCGGCTCGAGCACCAGCCGTTGCCGTGGCTGTCTCACCGCCTCACGCTCGGCGGCGACGTGACCGACGAAGGCAACAACGAATGGGATCCGCGCGTCGATTCGCTCGGCTCGCTCGGCTTTCGCGACAACAACGAGCGCACGCTCGTCAATCGTTCACTCGACTATTCGGCGACCGCGAACTGGAATTACCGGCCGTCGATCAAGCTGACGACGTCGCTCGGCGCGCAGTACTGGACGCAGAGCGTGCACTCCGTAGACGTGAACGGATCGGTGTTCCCGACGCCGGGTCTCGAATCGGTGAGCTCGACGACGAATCGCAATCCACCGACCGAACTGTTTTCCGACGACAAATCGCTCGGCATTTACGGGCAGGAGCAGATCGGCTGGCGCGATCGTTTGTTCCTGACTGGTGCACTGCGCTCGGACGATCACAGTGCGTTCGGCGCATCGTTCAACCGTGTCATCTATCCGAAGTTCTCACTGAGCTACGTGTTGAGCGAGGAGCCGTGGTTCCACGTGCCGCTGCTTGGAAGCAATCTCGACGAGTTCCGCTTCCGCAGTGCGTACGGCGAGTCCGGCAAGGCGCCGGTGGCGTTCTCGTCGATCAAGACGTATTCGCCGACCTCGGGGCCGGGCGATGCGCCCGCGGTAACACCGAACACGATCGGCAATCCGAATCTCGGGCCGGAGCGCGGCAAGGAGCTCGAGGTCGGGTTCGACATGAGCGCGTGGCAGAACCGCTTCGGCGCGGAATTTACGTACTACAATAAGAAAACAGTCGACGCGATCCTCGACAAAGTCGTCGCGCCGTCGTCGGGTCAGGCCGGCACGCAGCCGGTCAACATCGGCGGGATTCTGAACAAGGGCATCGAGATCGGCGTGCACGGTACGCCGCTGCGGCGTCAGAATGTCGCGCTCGACCTGACCGGCCAGTTCTCGACGAACGACAACGAAGTCACCGACATTGGCATTCCGGGGCAATACTTCGTCGTCGCCGGCACTTTCCTGCGGCATCAGGTCGGGGAGCCGGCGTTCAGCTGGTATGAGAAGCGCGTCGTTTCGGCCCAGATCGATCGCTCGACGGGCAAGATCACCAACGTGATGTGCTCCGACACGCTGCCTGGTTCGGGTGGCAAGGAAGGCGGCCAGCCGCGGCTGTGCGCCGGCCCGGATGGAAAGTTTGGAACCGCCGACGATGCACCGATGGTGTTCCTCGGCCGCTCGGTGCCGCCGCGCGAGATGTCGTTCAGCGGCAACCTCACGCTCTTCAATCACCTTCACATTTTCTCGATGATGGATGTGAAGAACGGCCAGAAGAAGCTCGACGGCAACACGCGCGTACGCTGCGGCATCTTCGGGCGCTGCCAGGAGAACTTCCTGTCGACGTTCGCCGCCTCGGTCGATTCGATTCGTGCCGCCGAGGCCAACTCGAACAGCAACCTCGTCGACTTTCTCGTGACGAAGGCGAACTACGCGCGATGGCGCGAGCTGACGTTCACGCTCGACGTGCCGGAACGCTGGGCCGCGAAGGCGAACGCGAGCCGCGCGAACATCGCCGTATCGGGACGCAACCTTGGATTATGGACGAGTTATCAGGGCTTCGAACCAGAAGCGATGTTCCTGGGCGGATCTCGCGGCGGCAACGCGGCATGGGAGCAAACGACGATGCCGCAGCTTCGCACGTGGCTCGTCTCACTCAACCTGTCTTTCTGA